In Penaeus vannamei isolate JL-2024 chromosome 24, ASM4276789v1, whole genome shotgun sequence, the genomic stretch tatacatatatatgtatatatacataaaaatgtacatatatatatatatatatatatatatatatatatatctatctatatatatgtaaatatacatgtatatatatttatgtatttatatatatatatatatatttatatatgtatatatatatatatatatatatatatatatatatatatatatatgtgtgtgtgtgtgtgtgtgtgtgtgtgtgtgtgtgtgtgtatgtgtgtatacatacatatatatatatatatatatatatatatatatatatatatatatatatatatatatatataaatatatatatatgtatatatatgtatatatatatataaagaaatatatatatatatatatatatatatatatatatatacagatatatatatatatatatgtatataaaaaaaaaatatatatatatatatatatgtatatatatacagaaatatatatatatatatatatatatatagatacagaaatatatatatatatatatatatatatatatttatatatatgtgtgtgtgtgtgtgtgtgtgtgtgtgtgtgtgtgtgtgtgtgtgtgtgtatgtgtgtgtgtgtgtgtgtgtgtgtgtgtgtgtatacatatatatatatatatatatatatatatatatatatatatatatatatacttaaacatatatatatatacatatatatataaatatatatatatatacatataaaaaaaaaatatatatatatatatgtgtatatatatacatatatatatatatttatatatatacatatatataagtatatatatacatatatatacatgtatataagtatatatatatatatatatatatatatatatgtatatgtatatctatatacatatgtatacacacacacacacacacacacacacacacacacacacacacacacacacacacacacacacacacatatatatatatatatatatatatatatatatatatatatatatatatatatatatatatatatatatatatatatatatatatatatacacacacacatatacgtatatgtatatgaatatctatctatctatctatctttatatatatatatatatatatatatatatatatatatatatatatatatatatatatatatatataaatatataaatatatatttatatatatataaatatataaatatatatttatatatatatatatatgtatatatatacatatatatatatatatatatatatatatatatatatacatatatatatttatatatatacatatatatatatatatatatatatatatatatatatatatatatatatatgaatatgtatgtatgtatatatacagaaatatatatatatatatatatatatatatatatacatatatatatatatatatatatatatatatatatatatatatatatatatatatatatatgtgtgtgtgtgtgtgtgtgtgtatgtgtatgtgtgtgtgtgtgtgtgtgtatgtgtatgtgtatgtgtatgtgtgtgtgtgtgtgtgtgtgtgtgtgtgtgtgtgtgtgtgtgtgtctgtgtgtgtgtgtgtgtgtgtgtgtgtgtgtgtgtatgtatacatacatgtatatatatatatatatatatatatatatatatatatatatatatatatgtatatatatatatatatatatatatatatttacatatgtatacctgtacacacacattcacacacacacacacacacacacacacacacacacacacatatatatatatatatatatatatatatatatatatatatatatatatatatatatatatatttgtgtgtgtgtgtgtgtgtgtgtgtgtgtgtgtgtgtgtgtgtgtgtgtatacatatgtaaatatatatatatatatatatatatatatatatatatatatatatatatatatatatatatatatatatatatatatatatatatatatatatatatatatatatatatatatatacatgtatgtatacatacacacacacacacacacatacacacacacacacacacacacacacacacacacacacaaacacacacatacacatacacatacacatacacacacacacacacacacatacacacacacacacacgcacacacacacatacacacacacacacacacacacacacacacacacacacacacacacacacatatatatatatatatatatatatatatatatatatatatatatatatatatatatatatatatatatttgtgtgtgtgtgtgtgtgtgtgtgtgtgtgtgtgtgtgtgtgtgtgtgtgtgtgtgtgtgtgtatgtgtatatatgtgtatatatatatatatatatatatatatatatatatatatatatatatatatatatatatatatatatatatatatatatatatatatatatatatatatatatatatatatatatatatatattcatatatatatatttataaatatatatttataaatatatatttatatatttatatatttatatatatatatatatatatatatatatatatatatatataaagatagatagatagatagatattcatatacatatacgtatatgtgtgtatatatatatatatatacatatatatatacatatatatatatgtatatacatatatatatatatatatatatatatatatatatatatatatgtatatgtatatatatgtatatatatttgtatatttatatatataaatacacatatatacatatatctatatgtgtatatatatatatatatatatatatatatatatatatattcatatgtatatatatatctatatatatatatacatatatatgtatatatatatatatatatatatatatatatatatatatatatatacatatatatacacacacacacacacacacacacacacgcacacacacacacacacacacacacacacatacacacacacacacacactcacatacacacacacacacacacacacacacacacacacacacacacacatatatataaatatatatatgtatatatatatatatatatatatatatatatatatacgtataaatatatacatatatgcatacatacatacatatatacatacacacacacacacacacacacacacacacacacacacacacacacacacacatatatatatatatatatatatatatatatatatatatatatacatatatatatatatatatatatatatatatatatatatatatatatatacatgtatatatatatatatatatatatatatatatatatatatatatatatgtatatatatatatatatatatacatgtatatatatgtacatgtatatatatatatatatacatatatatatatatatatatatatatatatatatatatatatatatatatatatatatacatatatatatatatatatatatatatatatatatatatgtatatatatatatatatatatgtgtgtgtgtgtgtgtgtgtgtgtgtgtgtgtatgtatgtatgtatgtatatatatatatatatatatatatatatatatatatatatatatatatatatatatatatatatatatatacatgtatatatacacatatatatatatatatatatataaataatatatatatatatatatatatatatatatatatatatatatatgtatatatatatatgtatatatatatgtacacacacacacacacacacacacacacacacacacacacacacacacacacacacacacacacaatcacacacacacacacacacacacacacacacacacacacacacacacacacacacacacacacacacacacacacacacagacacacacacacaaacacaaatatatatatatatatatatatatatatatatatatatatatatataatatatatacacatgtatatatatatatatatatatatatatatatatatatatatatatatatatatatatatatatatatatattcatatatatatatgtgtgtgtgtgtgtgtgtgtgtgtgtgtgtgtgtttgtgtgtgtgtgtgtgtatatatacatacatatatgtatatatatatatatatatatatatatatatatatatatatatttatatatacttagatacatatatatatatatataatatatatatatacacacacacacacacacacacacacacacacacacaaacacaaacacacacacacaaacacacacaaacacacacacacacaaacacacacacatacacacacacacacacacgcgcacacacacacacacacacacacacagatatatatatatatatatatatatatatatatatatatatatatatatatatatatattatatatataaatatatatatatatatatacatatatatgtatgtatgtatgtatatatatatatatacatatatatatacatatatatattatttacatatatatacctacatttacatataaatatacttatatattatatatatatatatatatatatatgtatatatatatatatatgtatgtatgtatgtatatatatatatatatatatatatatatatatatatatatatatatatatgtatatatatagatagatagatagatagatatatacatatacgtacatatacatatatatacatatatgcacatatatatgcacatatatatacatatatatatacaaatatatatacatatgtatatacatatatatatacatatatatacatatatatatatatatatatatatttatatatatatatatatatatatatatatatatatatatatatatatatatatatatatatatatatatatatatatatatatatatgctgtgtacgctcctaccgatgcttgtaaacttgacgtgaaagagatgttctatgccaaacttacatctgtggtagacagaatTCCCCGacaagatattcgcattgttctgggtgacttcaatgtggtatctggttgtgatcaagctggctatgagatgtctgtcggtccccatggttcaggagctgatgctggtagcgagaatagcctccttttccgggactttgctaggtcccagaaattgaggatttctggctcctggtaccagcgcccacacccacatcgctggacatggtacagtgatgcgggtaatgcagccaaggagatcgaccacatactcgttagcactcactggaggatccttcaaaattgcagggtgtacaggagtgctgagttctgtggtactgaccatagattggttgtggctaccctccgggtccNNNNNNNNNNNNNNNNNNNNNNNNNNNNNNNNNNNNNNNNNNNNNNNNNNNNNNNNNNNNNNNNNNNNNNNNNNNNNNNNNNNNNNNNNNNNNNNNNNNNNNNNNNNNNNNNNNNNNNNNNNNNNNNNNNNNNNNNNNNNNNNNNNNNNNNNNNNNNNNNNNNNNNNNNNNNNNNNNNNNNNNNNNNNNNNNNNNNNNNNNNNNNNNNNNNNNNNNNNNNNNNNNNNNNNNNNNNNNNNNNNNNNNNNNNNNNNNNNNNNNNNNNNNNNNNNNNNNNNNNNNNNNNNNNNNNNNNNNNNNNNNNNNNNNNNNNNNNNNNNNNNNNNNNNNNNNNNNNNNNNNNNNNNNNNNNNNNNNNNNNNNNNNNNNNNNNNNNNNNNNNNNNNNNNNNNNNNNNNNNNNNNNNNNNNNNNNNNNNNNNNNNNNNNNNNNNNNNNNNNNNNNNNNNNNNNNNNNNNNNNNNNNNNNNNNNNNNNNNNNNNNNNNNNNNNNNNNNNNNNGCACCATTGCGGGAGAAGGTAACTTCACCATGATGGGTCAAAGAAAAGGCTAATTCATCACCAGCTTGAGGTGAAGCAGCCACATCCTTGCTTACAACCCAGTATTCAGGCCGATCTAGCAGCAGATCACAGTCTTCTGGAAGATCAGCAGACTCAAGGCCAGCTGGGTTTGCTGCTGTTAAACCAAAAGCAAGGGCACCAACATACATGGCTTCAGTTTGAAGAATCTGCACAACCAATTTCTCACCAGGGCGTAAAGGTCTTGCTGTAAATACATAACCATGTGAATATTCAGTTTCAGTGCGTGCAGCCACTGTGCGGTCATTGTTCATACGTACATTGCGACCACGGACACGATGAAAGGGCAATGGCGCAAATGCAGTATGAGCATGGTGCCGTAGGGGTAGTGCATCTGGGGAGCGAGGAGTAAGTGCCAGCTGTGCCATGGACGGTTGTAATCTCTCGACGCCTGAATCCAGGCGTTGCTGTTGTGGTAGAGGCTGTTGGGATTGTTGCTGCAGCGACTGACCCTGCTGTGAGGAAGATGATTGAGCCTGTGGTAGGACTCTGGAGTTGGATGTTGATGAACCAGGGCTGAGATCATTAACAATGCGTACACGGTTATTGAGCTGTGCTAGAGGATCCACAAATTCAACTGCAGTGCTGTTACCATACACATCAAAAAGACCCCAAAGCTGAGAGCGTGTATCCACTCCCCCAAAGAATACACCCCGCTCTTCTCCATTAATGCCAAAATGTACATCACCAGTTGAATCAACATAATAGAAGAGGATGCTACCCTGTTCAGCAAATCTTTCACTTAAAGCTTTAGCCCAGTAGCCAGGTTTATTGGTGAGGTCTGGACATGCATACTTTGGTAGAGCATCACGCAGTCCAGCAGGATCCTGAGATGTGAATCCAAAGCGGATAACTCCTGACCAGTTTGTGGATACTTCTAGGAGACGAAGGCACACCCGTTCACCAACTTTGATAGGACGTGCTGAGAAGGCAATTCCTTTGCAGAAGCTTTCAGCACGGCGGGCTACTTTGCCATCGTTGCTGATGCGGACGTTGTCGCCACATACTGGATGGAACGTCAAGGGAGGCTGATTAGAAGATGATGAACCACGACCAGCtgtaaatacataataaaattaGAGACTATAATCTTAAAACATTACACTACAGTATATTGCCTTTGCACCACAAAAGTAGTATTGTACTTTCTCTAACAATAAAAAGGAACTACTGTTCTGATTCCTTATTGCATAACAATGATGCATTATAGCTCCTACAGTATGCTTCCtttgcaacaacaaaaatgatattgtaCTTTTTCACATAAAAGTTCCTAGTTCCTTGAtgcataataaagatataatttaTACCACTTTACCTAGATTACTAGGCTTATCTTATGTATATGACTGTCAAAGATAAGAATCCATCAGGCAGTGTTTAATGCTATGACCTCTACACTTTTgccgagacaaacaaacaacaaattttCAGCAAGACTAGACATGGTTCCTTAATACTTAATAAATTTCCAATGACATCTAGCAAAGGTCTGCTTTTCCTTGTAAGTGTGAAAAGCACTGAAGGCCAAAGCATGAGAATATCAAATGCTCTATCCAAAACGATTTAAACTTGGGGTAATCTGTGAAAAATTAGCCTCAAATAACAGTAATGCTGTGCTGTAACTCCACACTTGGCAAAGACTAAATCTCTTTAATGCATATACTGAAACCATAAAGCTTGAAATGGGTTTATTATTCCCTTGTTCTATTTCCCAAGGATTTGTGGCAGTTTAATGGTCTTCACCAAAGTGCCAACGAGCATGGAGGCTGTGTCAATCATGTGAGTGAACCTAGAAACATTTTATTTTATGGCCACTGCCTTCTTTCCCATTGTTGAACAACCCTATCCTTTCTCAACCATAGGAAGTAAAACCCAACAACTCTATTTCCCGTAAAATCGAACTGTGAAAGGGTCTGGCCACGTGCTATTATGTTGCTTGCTCTGTAGAAAAAGTATCATTGATAATATGGAATATCCCCAAATGAACGTGGAATCTCTTGGGTTATGTTAACCGAGAATTTGTTTACAACAATGCACTCTTCGCTTACTATACTATATACTTTATCCATTCAACAAATAACAAGGTCTACATTCCAATTATTATTGCG encodes the following:
- the neur gene encoding protein neuralized (The sequence of the model RefSeq protein was modified relative to this genomic sequence to represent the inferred CDS: added 589 bases not found in genome assembly) codes for the protein MPALCIEEYAVEPTVTCYTAGPIFKKMKVLKKFKRRMGLAGRGSSSSNQPPLTFHPVCGDNVRISNDGKVARRAESFCKGIAFSARPIKVGERVCLRLLEVSTNWSGVIRFGFTSQDPAGLRDALPKYACPDLTNKPGYWAKALSERFAEQGSILFYYVDSTGDVHFGINGEERGVFFGGVDTRSQLWGLFDVYGNSTAVEFVDPLAQLNNRVRIVNDLSPGSSTSNSRVLPQAQSSSSQQGQSLQQQSQQPLPQQQRLDSGVERLQPSMAQLALTPRSPDALPLRHHAHTAFAPLPFHRVRGRNVRMNNDRTVAARTETEYSHGYVFTARPLRPGEKLVVQILQTEAMYVGALAFGLTAANPAGLESADLPEDCDLLLDRPEYWVVSKDVAASPQAGDELAFSLTHHGEVTFSRNGASPQIFMHVDHTLQLWAFFDVYGNTAKIRSLGVTPDPTSQSYSQQNASNSPPRRPEPVGRVSHSQLPRASPLVVSLPPSPPSPPTSHGHSTPVPPVPNPRTDTLSGHSTMSSVYSGAYMEPVSATSTLSSLGDLPSGQALHECTVCYEKPVDSVLYMCGHMCMCYECALQQWRGRGGGQCPICRAVIRDVIRTYRS